The Chitinophaga sp. H8 genome contains a region encoding:
- a CDS encoding SusC/RagA family TonB-linked outer membrane protein — translation MKKRTIPLNIMGTIRNFICLLLALSLLSWVQVAEGLKDKINVGFKNTSAVKVLAYLERNTRLKFSYNRDDLERMAPVSIDKKVRTVEELLNEITTVTNLQFKITEDQILVKAVSAPTQAITGIDKVADSEVKGVVRAASGELLVGVSVRVLGTGKGVLTDVKGAFVLKGLPANAVLEISYIGYETKQVPVNGQSELAISLGVSSKILDQVVVVGYGTQSRKDVSAAITSVKGEAIQSMATNNPVDALQGRVAGLSVTNTGGNPGAAADVKLRGVGTIGGHQPLYIIDGTPGNPFYLNNNDIASIEVLKDGAAASIYGSLSANGVILITTKKGKKGAPVIDFNAYYGVVTPTNKLKLLDANGYKTLHKMMYENAGEDPANWPAYITKNTGVNTNWQDEVRQQGITENYNLNLRGGGDYFTYSLSGDIMNDKGTFIGSDFKKKTIRSRNEYKKGRLTAEANIIYSETATRDYKFSLTDTYFQSPLLPIFDKNEKYGYALLVDELPKFQNPLAADHYWDTKSTTQYFNGNVRLGLQLWKGLRVVSNLNMVNANDFYYAFHPPFRSNQNDPEISYSYLENKRSNYRERLMENLLYYDVAFGKHSINVLAGYTAQEKTNNWMATTAEGKTIVRTVENGEIVETEVPGGFLDPNFNTINGGTGGTFGNSGTRNKYIRLSTLGRINYAYDDKYLLQMSVRRDGSSLFGRNRRYGVYPSISVGWNLQREDFMQSVTWLDMLKLRASYGELGNEGGLRNYDHQALIFTYNDWTGGYVQGSGGTSWPGSAAWNLENRDLQWETSKSTNIGVDFAILRNKLSGAFNFFNNKTEGLLITKEVPPSAGVNDPILNVGKIQNRGWELEVTYSNKTNDLGYNVTGVLSSTRNKVLSLANEGQSLSGVGLKYGSSHIANQTRVGKEVGAFYLYETDGIFQSDAEVQSYKNKEGDLLQPDASAGDIRFKDTNGDGVIDDNDKTYQGSGFPKLEYGFNIGVQYKGFDLALFVQGVAGNKIYNGNRFEFEGMDAGRNFTTNTLNAWTPQNKNTDVPRAVLGDPNINARESTRFLENGNYLRLKTVQLGYTFPKHLLNSIKVDRVRLYVSGQNLLTFTKYTGIDPEIGVVDVLNTGVDRMIYPQNKKVMVGVQLTF, via the coding sequence ATGAAAAAAAGAACTATCCCGTTGAACATAATGGGGACCATCCGCAACTTTATCTGCCTGCTCCTGGCACTGTCCCTGCTTAGCTGGGTACAGGTAGCAGAAGGGCTAAAAGATAAAATAAATGTTGGGTTTAAAAATACCAGCGCTGTAAAAGTGCTGGCTTATCTGGAAAGAAATACCCGGCTTAAATTTTCTTACAACCGTGATGATCTGGAACGTATGGCACCGGTGTCTATTGACAAAAAAGTGCGTACAGTGGAAGAGCTGCTGAATGAGATTACGACTGTTACAAATCTACAGTTTAAGATAACGGAAGATCAGATCCTGGTGAAAGCTGTATCGGCTCCAACACAGGCTATTACCGGTATAGATAAAGTGGCAGACAGTGAGGTAAAGGGGGTAGTGCGTGCTGCCTCCGGCGAACTGCTGGTAGGAGTGAGTGTACGGGTGCTGGGTACCGGCAAAGGCGTGCTCACCGATGTGAAAGGAGCGTTTGTGCTCAAAGGCCTTCCTGCTAATGCAGTCCTGGAAATATCCTATATCGGATATGAAACCAAACAGGTACCTGTGAACGGACAATCCGAACTGGCAATATCTCTGGGGGTTTCTTCCAAAATACTGGACCAGGTGGTGGTAGTGGGATATGGTACACAAAGCCGTAAAGATGTAAGTGCGGCGATTACTTCCGTAAAAGGGGAAGCTATTCAGAGTATGGCAACCAACAACCCGGTAGATGCCCTGCAGGGGCGTGTGGCCGGATTGTCCGTTACAAACACGGGTGGTAATCCCGGTGCAGCGGCGGATGTGAAGTTAAGAGGAGTAGGTACCATTGGTGGACATCAGCCTTTATATATTATTGATGGAACACCGGGTAACCCTTTTTATCTCAACAATAATGATATCGCTTCCATAGAAGTCTTGAAAGATGGTGCTGCGGCTTCCATTTACGGTTCTTTGAGTGCTAATGGAGTGATTCTGATCACTACCAAAAAGGGTAAGAAAGGCGCTCCGGTGATCGACTTTAATGCCTATTATGGCGTAGTAACACCTACCAATAAACTGAAGCTGCTGGATGCCAATGGTTATAAGACGCTGCATAAAATGATGTATGAAAATGCAGGGGAAGATCCGGCCAACTGGCCTGCTTATATCACAAAGAATACTGGGGTGAATACCAACTGGCAGGATGAGGTAAGGCAACAGGGAATTACGGAAAACTATAACCTTAATCTACGTGGTGGCGGGGACTATTTCACCTATTCCCTGAGTGGTGATATCATGAATGATAAAGGTACTTTTATAGGATCCGATTTTAAGAAAAAAACGATCCGCTCCCGTAATGAATATAAAAAAGGCCGTTTAACAGCAGAGGCGAACATTATCTATTCAGAAACGGCTACCAGGGACTATAAGTTTTCTTTAACGGACACTTACTTTCAGTCACCCTTGCTCCCCATATTTGATAAGAATGAAAAATATGGATATGCTTTGCTGGTAGATGAATTGCCAAAATTTCAAAACCCTTTGGCAGCAGACCATTACTGGGATACCAAAAGTACCACCCAGTATTTTAATGGAAATGTCCGTCTGGGTTTACAATTATGGAAAGGCCTGCGTGTGGTAAGCAACCTGAACATGGTAAATGCCAATGACTTCTATTATGCTTTTCATCCACCTTTCCGTTCTAATCAGAATGATCCTGAAATTTCTTATTCTTACCTGGAGAACAAACGTTCCAATTACCGGGAACGGTTGATGGAAAACCTGCTGTACTATGATGTGGCATTTGGGAAACATAGTATTAATGTATTAGCTGGTTATACCGCGCAGGAGAAAACGAATAACTGGATGGCCACTACGGCAGAAGGTAAAACTATTGTGCGTACCGTGGAAAACGGGGAGATCGTTGAAACAGAAGTACCTGGCGGTTTCCTGGATCCTAACTTTAATACCATCAATGGTGGTACCGGCGGTACTTTTGGTAACAGCGGTACCCGCAATAAATACATCCGGTTGTCTACCTTAGGCCGTATTAACTATGCATACGATGATAAATACCTGCTGCAGATGTCAGTGCGCAGGGATGGTTCTTCTCTCTTTGGCCGCAACCGCAGATATGGCGTTTATCCGTCCATTTCTGTAGGATGGAATCTGCAAAGAGAAGATTTTATGCAAAGTGTTACCTGGCTGGATATGCTGAAACTCAGAGCTAGCTATGGTGAATTAGGTAATGAAGGCGGGCTTAGAAATTATGACCATCAGGCACTGATCTTTACTTACAATGATTGGACAGGTGGTTATGTACAAGGCTCTGGTGGTACTTCCTGGCCAGGATCTGCTGCCTGGAACCTCGAAAACCGTGACCTGCAATGGGAAACCAGTAAATCTACTAATATAGGTGTTGACTTTGCTATTCTCCGTAATAAGCTAAGCGGTGCATTTAACTTCTTCAACAATAAAACGGAAGGGCTGCTGATTACTAAAGAAGTACCGCCTTCTGCCGGGGTGAATGATCCTATTCTGAACGTGGGCAAGATACAGAACCGGGGTTGGGAATTGGAAGTGACCTATAGCAACAAAACCAATGACCTGGGCTATAATGTTACAGGTGTGTTAAGCTCTACGAGAAACAAAGTACTGTCACTGGCTAATGAAGGACAATCTTTATCTGGTGTGGGATTAAAATATGGGTCCTCTCATATTGCCAACCAGACAAGAGTAGGGAAGGAAGTAGGTGCTTTTTATCTGTATGAAACAGATGGCATCTTCCAGTCGGATGCTGAAGTACAAAGCTATAAGAATAAGGAAGGCGATTTATTACAGCCGGATGCCAGCGCCGGAGATATCCGTTTCAAGGATACCAATGGCGACGGCGTGATTGATGATAATGATAAAACCTATCAGGGATCAGGTTTCCCAAAATTGGAGTATGGCTTTAACATTGGTGTACAGTATAAAGGATTTGATCTGGCACTCTTTGTACAGGGGGTAGCAGGCAACAAAATATATAATGGTAACCGCTTTGAGTTTGAAGGAATGGATGCCGGCAGAAATTTTACGACCAATACCTTAAATGCCTGGACACCGCAGAACAAAAATACAGATGTACCCCGTGCCGTATTGGGCGACCCTAATATCAATGCCCGTGAATCTACCCGTTTTCTGGAAAACGGAAATTACCTGCGTCTGAAAACAGTACAATTGGGATATACTTTTCCTAAGCATTTGCTGAATAGTATAAAAGTAGACCGGGTAAGACTGTATGTCAGCGGTCAGAACCTGCTCACCTTTACCAAATACACCGGCATTGATCCGGAAATAGGGGTCGTAGATGTGCTGAATACAGGCGTGGATCGTATGATATATCCACAAAACAAGAAAGTAATGGTAGGGGTGCAGTTAACATTCTGA
- a CDS encoding RagB/SusD family nutrient uptake outer membrane protein yields the protein MKKVHFYIPVLFAALLGISSCSKDLLEQTSPDQLTTDNFWKSKDKAVGGLAAAYSQLEGFVGWDNYIEARSVREFYREDMVVPGRDAYNYAWWMEHFNFSFTSGNYAIDLLWRENYRGINFSNQVLENVSAMTVEMIDDASKKQILAEARFLRAYYHFKLLTNFNKIILRDKVPVSPSDLNKSTAERKDAWEFIIADLLAAEKDLALRSKQPSEEMGRTTKGAAQAYLGKVFLYRAGEDKAGSVPYYTEASRWLLEVIKSKEYKLQADFLSMFNGTLRNTPESVFELQQNADSENGAYYRSQMNTWLAAEELGGYGELYGTPQLVTEMTKEGRIAKDGLYDHRIYGTIFFKDPYFNDAANPRVYDKTYDAYFGNNQVAFRKWLPLAKNRITRSNPVNVPLMRYADVLLLYAEAENELGHGPVAMEQINAVRDRAGMPALTLTDKQAIFKQLVHERVMELTIEGSRFYDLRRWGMLEASMTAAGRKFSADKAFYPLPLKETINNPLTQ from the coding sequence ATGAAAAAAGTACACTTTTATATACCGGTTCTTTTTGCAGCCTTGCTGGGTATCAGTTCCTGCAGCAAGGATTTGCTGGAACAAACTTCGCCCGATCAGCTTACGACTGATAATTTCTGGAAAAGCAAGGATAAAGCAGTGGGTGGTCTGGCGGCTGCTTACTCCCAACTCGAAGGTTTTGTGGGTTGGGACAACTATATCGAAGCCCGCTCGGTAAGAGAGTTTTACAGGGAAGATATGGTAGTGCCAGGCCGTGATGCCTATAACTATGCCTGGTGGATGGAGCATTTTAATTTCTCCTTTACTTCCGGTAACTACGCGATAGACCTTTTGTGGAGAGAAAATTACAGGGGCATTAACTTCAGCAACCAGGTATTGGAAAATGTAAGTGCAATGACAGTAGAGATGATTGATGATGCCAGTAAGAAACAGATTCTGGCAGAAGCACGTTTTCTGCGTGCTTATTATCACTTTAAACTCCTGACCAATTTTAATAAAATTATTCTCCGTGATAAAGTGCCGGTAAGCCCGTCAGATCTGAATAAAAGTACTGCAGAACGTAAGGATGCCTGGGAGTTTATTATAGCAGATCTCCTGGCAGCTGAAAAAGACCTGGCCTTACGCTCCAAACAGCCATCTGAAGAGATGGGCAGAACGACCAAAGGAGCGGCACAGGCTTACCTGGGTAAGGTATTCCTGTATCGTGCCGGAGAAGATAAAGCAGGCAGTGTACCTTATTATACGGAAGCTTCCAGGTGGTTGCTGGAAGTGATCAAATCCAAGGAATATAAACTGCAGGCTGATTTCCTCAGCATGTTCAATGGTACGCTTAGAAATACTCCCGAATCCGTATTTGAATTACAACAGAATGCAGATTCCGAAAATGGCGCTTACTACAGGTCACAGATGAATACCTGGCTCGCTGCTGAGGAATTGGGCGGATATGGCGAATTGTATGGTACCCCGCAGTTGGTAACTGAAATGACGAAAGAAGGACGTATTGCAAAAGATGGTTTGTATGATCACCGGATATATGGTACTATCTTCTTTAAAGATCCTTATTTCAATGATGCTGCTAATCCAAGGGTATATGATAAAACATATGACGCCTACTTTGGCAACAACCAGGTAGCCTTCCGGAAATGGTTACCACTTGCCAAAAACAGGATTACCCGCTCCAATCCGGTTAATGTGCCCCTGATGCGTTATGCAGACGTATTGCTGTTGTATGCAGAAGCAGAGAATGAATTAGGCCATGGACCTGTTGCAATGGAACAGATCAATGCGGTAAGAGACCGTGCAGGTATGCCGGCATTGACGTTGACAGATAAACAAGCCATCTTTAAACAACTGGTACACGAAAGGGTAATGGAATTGACCATTGAAGGCAGCCGCTTTTATGACCTGCGCAGATGGGGCATGCTGGAAGCCAGTATGACCGCCGCAGGCAGGAAGTTTTCTGCTGATAAGGCCTTTTATCCTTTGCCGCTTAAAGAAACAATTAATAATCCGTTAACACAGTAA
- a CDS encoding glycoside hydrolase family 2 TIM barrel-domain containing protein translates to MTWYSTPARAFARALFYLSVNRFAAMIRIMIVGCLCLLSSLAGAQSNDWESPQRVSEGTLPPHAHFIPYPSPAAAVKEQASPFTLSLDGIWQFHLAKNLDERPKDFFKATFDVSKWKTIPVPANWQTQGYASYIFTDVEYPFPPDPPYVPKADNPVGSYRRSFQMPADWQGKQVLIHLGAVNSFFYLWINDHYVGFSKDSKTPAEFDISPFLRKGVNNVSVQVFRFSDGSYLEGQDMWKLSGIERSVYLLARPKLCIYDFFVKAGLANHYQDGVLDLELALNKRPAAAEKGKKIRVQLLDSEGGTKPILEREAALTNDSIYRFHANIPQVKAWNAEHPHLYTLLITYKDNKGNTIESIVHKIGFRTVEIKHGLFQVNGKAIKLKGVNRHEHDMNTAKVVNREGMLNDIRVMKQFNINAVRTSHYPNREEWYALCDQYGIYVVDEANIECDGMDMHPLKTLSDKPEWKNAYLDRTRRMVERDKNYCSIITWSLGNESRFGDNFKATYQYIKARDNSRPVQYEEASNTPYSDIYCPMYKPLPVMLEYVRDHRTKPFILCEYAHMMGNSGGNFKDDWDLIYKYPQLQGGFIWDFSDQTFRKQDSLGRNIWAYGGDMGTVGATSDTSFCADGMLSADRSPHPQAFEVKKVYQPVHFEPVDFSAQTIRITNRYDFTNLETLTFRWQIKADGQVLASGTLPEVRMDAQQSAIVQIPVPAITPTPGTLYFLHLEAATNQATGLLPQGWTVATEQYQWPVSMPVVKKQYEDDTLQVVKTATSWIIRNKLFSADFNSQSGWLQHYRYAQTAFLQSPLQPYFWRAPTDNDIGNSMQLRCAMWQYAGDSTRLLSCTVTSVDARQVQVLTRHFLPLVKAYFNTTYLIAANGDIHVKVHFEAGDTTLPEMPRMGMRMLVNKDFNQASWLGRGPFDNYQDRKYAADIDVYSMPADSLFYPYPRAQESGYRSDIHWMALHNKGNAGWMVYTDSLFNAGVLHFNMNKLNFNRKENNHGGSITNDSFIWWNIDYQQTGLGGDNSWGAKPHSEYMLVYKDYSYSFTLRPLPAGSMMTEKAKERFERAAM, encoded by the coding sequence ATGACATGGTACAGCACACCGGCGCGGGCTTTTGCCCGTGCCTTGTTTTACCTGTCAGTTAACCGTTTTGCTGCAATGATCAGAATAATGATAGTGGGTTGTTTATGTTTGTTGTCATCTTTGGCAGGTGCACAATCCAATGATTGGGAATCTCCACAGCGCGTATCTGAAGGTACTTTACCCCCTCATGCCCATTTTATTCCTTATCCTTCTCCGGCTGCTGCTGTAAAGGAGCAAGCGTCTCCATTCACACTGTCTTTAGATGGTATCTGGCAATTCCACCTGGCTAAGAATCTGGACGAAAGGCCCAAGGACTTTTTTAAAGCCACTTTTGATGTCAGCAAATGGAAAACAATTCCTGTTCCTGCCAACTGGCAGACGCAGGGATATGCAAGCTATATTTTCACAGATGTAGAATATCCTTTCCCACCTGATCCGCCTTATGTTCCCAAAGCTGATAACCCGGTAGGGTCTTATCGCCGCAGCTTCCAGATGCCTGCGGACTGGCAGGGAAAACAGGTGCTGATCCACCTGGGGGCGGTCAACTCTTTCTTTTACTTATGGATCAATGACCACTATGTAGGATTTAGCAAAGACAGTAAAACCCCGGCAGAATTTGATATCAGTCCTTTTCTCCGGAAAGGCGTAAATAATGTGTCTGTACAGGTGTTCCGGTTTAGTGATGGTTCTTATCTGGAAGGGCAGGATATGTGGAAGTTGAGCGGTATAGAACGCAGCGTATACCTGCTGGCCCGCCCAAAACTCTGTATCTATGATTTTTTTGTGAAGGCAGGACTTGCCAATCATTACCAGGATGGGGTACTAGATCTGGAACTTGCATTAAATAAAAGACCTGCTGCGGCAGAAAAAGGAAAAAAGATCCGGGTGCAATTGCTGGATAGTGAAGGGGGAACAAAGCCCATATTGGAACGGGAAGCAGCCCTGACAAACGACAGTATTTACCGGTTCCATGCAAATATTCCTCAGGTAAAGGCATGGAATGCAGAACATCCCCACCTTTATACACTGCTGATCACCTATAAAGACAACAAAGGAAATACAATAGAAAGCATCGTACATAAAATAGGATTCCGTACAGTAGAGATCAAACATGGGTTGTTCCAGGTAAATGGAAAAGCTATAAAGCTAAAAGGTGTAAATCGCCATGAGCATGATATGAATACCGCTAAAGTGGTGAACCGGGAAGGTATGCTGAACGATATCCGGGTGATGAAGCAGTTTAATATCAATGCAGTACGGACAAGTCATTATCCTAACCGGGAAGAATGGTATGCGTTATGTGATCAATACGGCATTTACGTAGTAGATGAAGCCAATATTGAGTGCGATGGAATGGATATGCACCCCTTAAAAACATTGTCTGATAAGCCGGAATGGAAAAATGCTTACCTGGACCGTACCCGGCGTATGGTAGAGCGGGACAAGAATTATTGCAGTATTATCACCTGGTCGCTGGGAAATGAAAGCCGTTTCGGAGACAATTTTAAAGCCACCTACCAATATATCAAGGCAAGGGATAATTCCCGGCCGGTGCAATATGAAGAAGCCAGCAATACGCCTTATTCAGATATTTATTGCCCAATGTACAAACCCCTTCCGGTAATGCTGGAATATGTACGGGACCACCGGACTAAACCTTTTATCCTTTGCGAATATGCCCATATGATGGGCAACAGCGGCGGCAATTTTAAAGACGACTGGGACCTGATTTATAAATACCCGCAATTGCAGGGTGGGTTTATCTGGGATTTCTCTGATCAGACCTTCCGTAAGCAGGATTCCCTGGGACGTAATATATGGGCTTATGGAGGAGATATGGGTACAGTAGGTGCTACCAGTGATACCAGCTTTTGTGCCGATGGGATGTTGTCGGCAGATCGTTCTCCACACCCGCAGGCTTTTGAGGTAAAGAAAGTATATCAACCGGTACATTTTGAACCGGTAGATTTTTCTGCACAGACCATCCGGATCACAAACCGGTATGATTTCACTAACCTGGAAACACTTACTTTCCGCTGGCAGATAAAAGCTGATGGCCAGGTGCTGGCATCAGGTACCTTACCGGAGGTGAGGATGGATGCACAGCAATCTGCTATCGTACAAATTCCTGTGCCAGCCATTACCCCTACACCTGGTACCTTATATTTCCTGCACCTGGAAGCAGCCACCAATCAGGCAACCGGACTGTTGCCCCAGGGGTGGACAGTAGCCACCGAACAGTATCAATGGCCGGTATCCATGCCGGTAGTGAAAAAACAATATGAGGATGATACCCTGCAGGTAGTAAAGACAGCTACTTCCTGGATTATCCGGAACAAATTGTTTTCAGCAGATTTTAATAGTCAGTCTGGCTGGTTGCAACATTACCGTTATGCACAAACGGCATTCCTGCAATCTCCTTTACAGCCCTACTTCTGGCGTGCCCCTACGGATAATGATATTGGTAACAGTATGCAATTGCGTTGTGCCATGTGGCAGTATGCAGGGGATAGTACCCGGTTATTATCCTGTACAGTAACCTCCGTGGATGCCCGGCAGGTACAGGTGTTAACCCGGCATTTCCTCCCCCTGGTAAAAGCTTATTTTAATACGACCTATCTGATAGCTGCGAACGGGGATATCCACGTGAAAGTGCATTTTGAAGCAGGGGATACTACACTGCCTGAAATGCCCCGCATGGGAATGCGGATGCTGGTGAACAAGGATTTTAATCAGGCCAGCTGGCTGGGCAGAGGACCATTCGATAATTACCAGGACCGGAAGTATGCGGCAGACATAGATGTATATAGCATGCCGGCAGACTCCCTGTTTTATCCCTATCCCCGTGCACAGGAAAGTGGTTATCGCTCAGATATACATTGGATGGCACTTCATAATAAGGGCAACGCAGGATGGATGGTATACACAGATTCCCTGTTTAATGCCGGTGTGCTTCACTTCAATATGAACAAGCTCAACTTTAACCGGAAGGAAAATAATCACGGTGGCTCCATTACCAATGATTCTTTTATCTGGTGGAATATAGATTATCAGCAAACCGGGCTGGGAGGAGATAACAGTTGGGGAGCTAAGCCACATTCGGAATATATGCTGGTATATAAAGATTACAGTTATTCGTTTACACTGCGGCCATTACCGGCAGGCAGTATGATGACGGAAAAAGCTAAAGAAAGATTTGAACGGGCAGCTATGTAA
- a CDS encoding MGH1-like glycoside hydrolase domain-containing protein: MIKWKTIFLLMLTVAAMGTKAQVSRDLFKDVLDVRYEVKAPHRVATSFFADQGAWHAYALPQRNEDAGAFIGPLLMDLKGEWLGNDFTRLRIYENNRELPLSRIDTATYYVPGMLQQTYMAEGLQVRMQLIFTDSREAMIQVRLKNEGRAKRQLVLQWGGHTILPQAQLKAVPNGIAVVFSNSAHHFFIDYLSRQPYQLAIKDNGYQARKTITIPAKGIYEDLQLQRYFLETKAITAAKKKDFSQAYAQNTSRWNKYLSDYFAGTAITVKDTTAARLAVKCIVTLITNWRSPAKDLLHAGVFPSAAYQGFYGFWAWDSWKQAVALADFHPSLAKDNIQALFDYQDPAGMVPDCIYTDKQENNLRDTKPPLAAWAVWEVFRATKDTAWVRHLYPALRRYHQWWYANRDHDGNGLCEYGATDGTRIAAAWESGMDNAVRFDQAKMLRNNNRAWSLDQESVDLNAYLYAEKLYLARLAAMLGDQREAAHWKRTADQLCGLINKHFYDPVSGFYYDRRLSGDLIREAQGAEGWLPLWAGIATPEQATAVAKVLLDTSRFNTWVPFPVLSAGNKQFDPANGYWRGPVWLDQFYFAVKGLEQYGMQEMAQGFVNKLWQHAAGMNDNQPLYENYHPLTGKGLNAVGFSWSAAHILKLLAFSY; the protein is encoded by the coding sequence ATGATAAAATGGAAAACCATATTCCTGCTGATGCTGACAGTGGCTGCGATGGGCACAAAAGCACAGGTCAGCAGGGATTTATTTAAAGACGTATTGGATGTAAGGTATGAGGTAAAGGCTCCGCATAGGGTTGCTACTTCTTTTTTTGCTGATCAGGGCGCCTGGCACGCTTATGCCTTGCCACAGCGTAATGAGGATGCGGGCGCTTTTATAGGACCGCTTTTAATGGACCTGAAAGGAGAGTGGCTGGGAAATGATTTTACGCGGCTGCGTATTTATGAAAACAACCGGGAGCTGCCTTTGTCACGCATAGACACGGCTACCTATTATGTGCCGGGTATGCTGCAGCAAACCTATATGGCAGAAGGCCTGCAGGTGCGTATGCAGCTCATTTTTACAGATAGCCGGGAGGCGATGATCCAGGTAAGGTTAAAGAATGAAGGGCGTGCAAAACGGCAACTGGTATTGCAGTGGGGCGGCCATACAATATTACCACAGGCACAATTGAAGGCTGTACCCAATGGCATAGCTGTTGTCTTCAGCAACTCAGCACATCATTTCTTTATAGACTATCTATCCCGGCAGCCTTATCAGCTTGCAATAAAAGACAACGGTTATCAGGCACGAAAAACGATTACCATCCCTGCAAAAGGGATATATGAAGATCTACAGTTACAGCGTTATTTTCTGGAAACAAAAGCAATCACGGCAGCAAAGAAAAAAGACTTTAGCCAGGCATATGCACAAAATACAAGTAGATGGAATAAATACTTGTCGGACTATTTTGCAGGTACTGCAATAACGGTAAAGGATACTACAGCAGCACGGCTGGCGGTGAAGTGTATCGTTACATTGATCACTAACTGGCGTAGCCCTGCAAAGGATCTGTTGCATGCAGGTGTTTTTCCTTCCGCTGCCTATCAGGGTTTTTATGGTTTCTGGGCCTGGGATAGCTGGAAACAGGCGGTGGCTTTAGCTGATTTTCACCCATCACTGGCCAAAGACAATATACAGGCATTGTTTGATTACCAGGATCCTGCGGGGATGGTGCCGGATTGCATTTACACAGATAAGCAGGAGAACAATCTACGTGATACCAAACCTCCCCTGGCAGCATGGGCGGTGTGGGAAGTGTTCAGGGCTACAAAGGATACGGCATGGGTACGGCACTTGTATCCTGCTTTGCGCAGGTACCATCAGTGGTGGTATGCCAACCGGGATCATGATGGCAATGGTTTATGTGAATATGGGGCTACAGATGGTACCCGTATTGCGGCTGCCTGGGAAAGTGGGATGGACAATGCGGTGCGCTTTGATCAGGCAAAAATGCTGCGAAATAATAATAGGGCCTGGTCGCTGGATCAGGAATCGGTAGATCTCAATGCGTACTTGTATGCGGAAAAATTATATCTTGCCCGTCTGGCTGCTATGCTGGGAGATCAGCGGGAAGCAGCTCACTGGAAGCGCACTGCTGATCAGCTATGCGGGCTGATCAATAAGCACTTTTATGATCCGGTATCCGGTTTTTATTACGACCGGCGTTTGTCGGGGGATCTGATCCGTGAGGCGCAAGGTGCAGAAGGATGGCTGCCTTTATGGGCAGGTATTGCTACGCCCGAACAAGCCACTGCAGTGGCAAAGGTACTACTTGATACCAGCCGCTTTAATACCTGGGTACCATTCCCGGTATTGTCTGCCGGTAATAAGCAGTTTGATCCTGCCAACGGATACTGGCGTGGGCCGGTATGGCTGGATCAGTTTTACTTTGCAGTAAAAGGACTGGAACAATATGGTATGCAGGAAATGGCGCAGGGGTTTGTCAACAAACTATGGCAGCATGCAGCCGGTATGAATGATAACCAACCCCTGTACGAAAACTATCATCCGCTTACCGGCAAAGGCTTGAATGCAGTAGGGTTCAGTTGGTCGGCAGCACATATATTAAAGCTGTTAGCCTTTAGCTATTGA